Proteins from one Streptomyces sp. NBC_00289 genomic window:
- the sufD gene encoding Fe-S cluster assembly protein SufD, whose product MAEAQNPPTLESARAGGPPPVGSTTAGQIAVAAESTVATRMSAPPSFDVSDFPVPHGREEEWRFTPLERLRGLHDGTAAATGEGVKVDIQAPEGVTVETVGRDDARIGRAGTPVDRVAAQAYSAFEKAGVVSVPKETVLTEPIRIAVHGQGGVAYGHQVIELGAFAEAVVVIDHTGDAVLAANVDYLLGDGAKLTVVSVQDWDDKAVHVAQHNALIGRDATFKSFVVTFGGDLVRLHPRVAYAGPGGEAELFGLYFTDAGQHQEHRLLVDHNEPHCKSNVAYKGALQGEGAHAVWIGDVLIEAKAEGTDTYEMNRNLVLTDGARVDSVPNLEIETGEIVGAGHASATGRFDDEQLFYLMARGIPADDARRLVVRGFFAELVQQIGVADIQERLLVRIDEELEASV is encoded by the coding sequence ATGGCTGAGGCTCAGAACCCCCCCACCCTCGAATCCGCTCGGGCGGGGGGACCCCCACCGGTGGGATCCACCACCGCCGGCCAGATCGCGGTGGCCGCCGAGTCGACCGTCGCGACGCGCATGAGCGCGCCGCCCTCCTTCGACGTGTCGGACTTCCCGGTCCCGCACGGCCGCGAGGAGGAGTGGCGGTTCACCCCGCTGGAGCGCCTGCGCGGCCTGCACGACGGCACCGCCGCCGCGACCGGCGAGGGCGTGAAGGTCGACATCCAGGCCCCCGAGGGCGTCACCGTCGAGACCGTCGGCCGTGACGACGCGCGCATCGGCAGGGCCGGCACCCCGGTGGACCGCGTCGCCGCCCAGGCGTACTCGGCGTTCGAGAAGGCCGGTGTGGTCTCCGTCCCCAAGGAGACGGTGCTCACCGAGCCGATCCGTATCGCCGTGCACGGCCAGGGCGGGGTCGCCTACGGCCACCAGGTCATCGAGCTGGGAGCCTTCGCCGAGGCCGTCGTCGTCATCGACCACACCGGTGACGCGGTACTCGCCGCCAACGTCGACTACCTCCTGGGCGACGGCGCCAAGCTGACCGTCGTCTCGGTGCAGGACTGGGACGACAAGGCCGTGCACGTGGCCCAGCACAACGCGCTGATCGGCCGGGACGCCACCTTCAAGTCGTTCGTGGTCACCTTCGGCGGCGACCTCGTGCGCCTCCACCCGCGCGTCGCCTACGCCGGTCCCGGTGGCGAGGCCGAGCTCTTCGGCCTGTACTTCACGGACGCGGGCCAGCACCAGGAGCACCGCCTCCTGGTCGACCACAACGAGCCGCACTGCAAGTCCAACGTCGCCTACAAGGGCGCGCTCCAGGGCGAGGGCGCGCACGCGGTGTGGATCGGTGACGTGCTCATCGAGGCCAAGGCCGAGGGCACCGACACCTACGAGATGAACCGCAACCTGGTGCTGACCGACGGCGCCCGGGTCGACTCGGTGCCGAACCTGGAGATCGAGACCGGCGAGATCGTCGGCGCCGGTCACGCCTCCGCCACCGGCCGCTTCGACGACGAGCAGCTCTTCTACCTGATGGCCCGCGGCATCCCCGCCGACGACGCACGCCGCCTGGTGGTCCGCGGCTTCTTCGCCGAACTCGTCCAGCAGATCGGCGTCGCCGACATCCAGGAGCGCCTCCTCGTCAGGATCGACGAGGAGCTGGAGGCGTCGGTCTGA
- the sufU gene encoding Fe-S cluster assembly sulfur transfer protein SufU — MKLDSMYQEVILDHYKHPHGRGLRDGDAEVHHVNPTCGDEITLRVKYDGTTIEDVSYEGQGCSISQASASVLNELLVGKDLAQAQKIQETFLELMQSKGRIEPDDAMEEVLEDAVAFAGVSKYPARVKCALLSWMAWKDATAQALGGAEAEAERKTA, encoded by the coding sequence ATGAAGCTGGACTCGATGTACCAGGAAGTCATCCTGGATCACTACAAGCACCCGCACGGACGTGGTCTGAGGGACGGCGACGCCGAGGTGCACCATGTGAACCCGACGTGCGGCGACGAGATCACGCTCCGCGTGAAGTACGACGGCACGACGATCGAGGACGTCTCCTACGAGGGACAGGGCTGTTCCATCAGCCAGGCCTCCGCCTCCGTGCTGAACGAACTCCTCGTCGGCAAGGACCTGGCGCAGGCCCAGAAGATCCAGGAGACCTTCCTGGAGCTGATGCAGTCCAAGGGCAGGATCGAGCCCGACGACGCGATGGAGGAGGTGCTGGAGGACGCGGTCGCGTTCGCCGGTGTCTCCAAGTACCCGGCGCGGGTGAAGTGCGCCCTCCTGAGCTGGATGGCGTGGAAGGACGCGACGGCCCAGGCCCTGGGCGGAGCCGAAGCCGAAGCCGAAAGGAAGACGGCATGA
- a CDS encoding AbfB domain-containing protein: MQDKTPRPAQEQPWENGWVPDTSRAPGTRRLWLAGGLAMATIIACAASVALMDRAPDKLSAAGSQSPSGEATAPGLISFATASTTGTASPGTKMAPPSPSGRSTSAAPRPQASTSPSAVGTSKSPSGHASSSRPKPQVTTRSVQSVNYPDRFWHVSGGLVKLDPVRGSESREDSTFTLVNGLAKSSCYSFVADDGRYLRHRDFVLRSERYDGSTLFRQDATFCAVSSASFPGAVMLESVNYPGRFLRHQNFGLRLDPYGYNTTNRPDFSFRLVGGLG, from the coding sequence ATGCAAGACAAGACCCCCCGGCCCGCTCAGGAGCAGCCCTGGGAGAACGGCTGGGTGCCGGACACCTCCCGGGCGCCGGGGACCCGTCGGCTCTGGCTCGCGGGCGGGCTCGCGATGGCCACGATCATCGCCTGCGCCGCGTCCGTCGCCCTGATGGACAGGGCTCCTGACAAACTGTCGGCCGCGGGGAGCCAGTCCCCCTCCGGCGAGGCCACCGCGCCCGGTCTGATCTCCTTCGCCACCGCCTCCACGACCGGCACCGCGTCGCCCGGCACCAAGATGGCCCCGCCCTCGCCCTCCGGGCGGTCCACCTCGGCCGCGCCCCGGCCGCAGGCCTCGACCTCCCCCTCCGCCGTCGGGACGTCCAAGTCACCTTCGGGACACGCCAGTTCATCCCGACCGAAGCCGCAGGTCACGACCAGGTCCGTCCAGTCGGTCAACTACCCCGACCGCTTCTGGCATGTGAGCGGCGGCCTGGTGAAACTCGACCCGGTCCGCGGTTCGGAGTCCCGGGAGGACTCCACCTTCACGCTGGTCAACGGCCTGGCCAAGAGCTCGTGTTACTCGTTCGTCGCGGATGACGGCAGGTACCTGCGCCACCGCGACTTCGTTCTGCGCTCCGAGCGTTACGACGGCTCGACCCTCTTCAGGCAGGACGCCACCTTCTGCGCCGTGTCGTCCGCGTCGTTCCCGGGCGCCGTGATGCTGGAGTCGGTCAACTACCCGGGCCGCTTCCTGCGCCACCAGAACTTCGGGCTGCGCCTGGACCCTTACGGCTACAACACGACCAACCGGCCCGACTTCTCGTTCCGCCTGGTGGGCGGGCTGGGCTGA
- the sufC gene encoding Fe-S cluster assembly ATPase SufC, which produces MATLEIRDLHVTVEADNATKEILKGVDLTVKQGETHAIMGPNGSGKSTLAYSLAGHPKYTITSGTVLLDGEDVLEMSVDERARAGLFLAMQYPVEVPGVSVSNFLRTSATAIRGEAPKLRTWVKEVKEAMQRLNMDPAFAERNVNEGFSGGEKKRHEILQLELLRPKIAILDETDSGLDVDALRIVSEGVNRVRESGEVGTLLITHYTRILRYIKPDHVHVFADGRIAESGGPELADKLENEGYESYVKGGASA; this is translated from the coding sequence ATGGCAACGCTTGAAATCCGAGACCTGCACGTCACCGTCGAGGCCGACAACGCCACGAAGGAGATCCTCAAGGGCGTCGACCTCACCGTGAAGCAGGGTGAGACGCACGCCATCATGGGCCCCAACGGCTCGGGCAAGTCGACTCTCGCCTACTCGCTCGCGGGTCACCCCAAGTACACGATCACCAGCGGCACCGTGCTGCTCGACGGCGAGGACGTCCTGGAGATGTCCGTCGACGAGCGCGCCCGCGCGGGCCTGTTCCTGGCGATGCAGTACCCGGTCGAGGTCCCCGGCGTCTCGGTCTCCAACTTCCTGCGCACCTCCGCCACCGCCATCCGCGGCGAGGCCCCCAAGCTGCGCACCTGGGTGAAGGAGGTCAAGGAGGCCATGCAGCGCCTCAACATGGACCCCGCCTTCGCCGAGCGCAACGTCAACGAGGGCTTCTCCGGCGGCGAGAAGAAGCGCCACGAGATCCTCCAGCTGGAGCTGCTCAGGCCGAAGATCGCGATCCTCGACGAGACGGACTCCGGTCTGGACGTCGACGCGCTGCGCATCGTCTCGGAGGGCGTCAACCGCGTCCGTGAGTCCGGCGAGGTCGGCACCCTGCTGATCACGCACTACACGCGCATCCTGCGCTACATCAAGCCCGACCACGTCCACGTCTTCGCGGACGGCCGGATCGCCGAGTCCGGCGGTCCCGAGCTGGCCGACAAGCTGGAGAACGAGGGCTACGAGTCATACGTGAAGGGTGGCGCATCCGCGTGA
- a CDS encoding TetR/AcrR family transcriptional regulator: MPRRYDPQRRQRIIDAAIRVVGDKGLAGLTHRSVAAEADVPLGSTTYHFATLDELMVAALRQANEGFAKVIAARGGLADPRADLATELAGWMGEWLAGDRTGVELEYELYLAALRRPALRPVAAEWARDLAERLSHRTDPVTARALVALMDGMCLQVLLTDESYDEAYAREVLARVIPAA, from the coding sequence ATGCCCCGACGGTACGACCCGCAACGACGGCAGCGGATCATCGACGCGGCGATCCGGGTCGTGGGGGACAAGGGCCTCGCCGGTCTCACCCACCGCTCCGTTGCCGCCGAGGCCGATGTGCCGCTCGGCTCCACGACGTACCACTTCGCGACCCTGGACGAGCTGATGGTCGCCGCGCTGCGGCAGGCCAACGAGGGCTTCGCCAAGGTGATCGCGGCTCGCGGCGGCCTGGCGGACCCGCGCGCCGACCTGGCCACGGAGCTGGCGGGCTGGATGGGCGAGTGGCTCGCGGGCGACCGCACCGGCGTCGAGCTGGAGTACGAGCTCTACCTCGCCGCCCTGCGCCGCCCCGCCCTGCGCCCCGTCGCCGCCGAGTGGGCCCGTGACCTGGCCGAGCGGCTCTCCCACCGCACGGACCCGGTCACCGCGCGGGCGCTGGTCGCGCTGATGGACGGGATGTGCCTCCAGGTGCTGCTGACGGACGAGTCGTACGACGAGGCGTACGCGCGGGAGGTTCTGGCCCGGGTCATTCCGGCGGCGTAG
- a CDS encoding non-heme iron oxygenase ferredoxin subunit — translation MTVPSTFQRACGLGELEEDTPKRVELDGTPVSIVKTQGEVFAINDICSHANVSLSEGEVEDCQIECWLHGSSFDLRTGKPSGLPATRPVPVYPVKIEGDDVLVSLTQES, via the coding sequence ATGACTGTCCCCTCGACGTTCCAACGCGCCTGCGGGCTGGGCGAGCTGGAGGAGGACACCCCGAAACGGGTGGAACTCGACGGCACGCCTGTCTCGATCGTGAAGACCCAGGGGGAGGTGTTCGCGATCAACGACATCTGCTCGCACGCGAACGTCTCGCTCTCCGAGGGCGAGGTGGAGGACTGTCAGATCGAGTGCTGGCTGCACGGCTCCAGCTTCGACCTCCGCACCGGCAAACCGTCCGGCCTGCCCGCGACGCGCCCCGTCCCCGTATACCCCGTAAAGATCGAAGGGGACGATGTGCTCGTCTCCCTCACCCAGGAGTCCTGA
- a CDS encoding metal-sulfur cluster assembly factor encodes MSETVEMKPASEEEVREALYDVVDPELGIDVVNLGLIYGIHIDDANIATIDMTLTSAACPLTDVIEDQAKSATDGLVNELRINWVWMPPWGPDKITDDGREQLRALGFNV; translated from the coding sequence ATGAGCGAGACCGTTGAGATGAAGCCGGCCTCGGAGGAGGAAGTCCGCGAGGCGCTGTACGACGTCGTCGACCCCGAACTGGGCATCGACGTCGTCAACCTCGGCCTGATCTACGGCATCCACATCGACGACGCGAACATCGCGACGATCGACATGACCCTGACCTCGGCGGCCTGTCCGCTGACCGACGTCATCGAGGACCAGGCCAAGTCCGCCACGGACGGCCTGGTCAACGAGCTGCGCATCAACTGGGTCTGGATGCCGCCGTGGGGACCCGACAAGATCACGGACGACGGGCGCGAGCAGCTGCGCGCGCTCGGGTTCAACGTCTGA
- a CDS encoding cysteine desulfurase, with product MTQLPGLLDTEAIRKDFPILDRQVHDGKKLVYLDNAATSQKPRQVLDALSDYYERYNANVHRGVHVLAEEATALYEGARDKVAAFVNAPSRDEVIFTKNASESLNLVANMLGWADEPYRVDHETEIVITEMEHHSNIVPWQLLAQRTGAKLRWFGLTDDGRLDLSNIDEVITEKTKIVSFVLVSNILGTVNPVEAIVRRAQEVGALVCIDASQAAPHMPLDVQALQADFVAFTGHKMCGPTGIGVLWGRQELLEDLPPFLGGGEMIETVSMHSSTYAPAPHKFEAGTPPIAQAVGLGAAIDYLDAIGMDKILAHEHALTEYAVRKLGEVPDLRIIGPTTAEDRGAAISFTLGDIHPHDVGQVLDEQGIAVRVGHHCARPVCLRYGIPATTRASFYLYSTPAEIDALVDGLEHVRNFFG from the coding sequence GTGACACAGCTGCCGGGCCTCCTCGACACCGAGGCGATCCGCAAGGACTTCCCCATCCTGGACCGTCAGGTCCACGACGGTAAGAAGCTGGTGTACCTGGACAACGCGGCGACCTCGCAGAAGCCGCGCCAGGTGCTGGACGCTCTCAGTGACTACTACGAGCGCTACAACGCCAACGTCCACCGCGGTGTGCATGTGCTCGCCGAGGAGGCCACGGCGCTGTACGAGGGCGCGCGCGACAAGGTCGCCGCGTTCGTGAACGCGCCGAGCCGCGACGAGGTGATCTTCACCAAGAACGCCTCCGAGTCGCTCAACCTCGTGGCCAACATGCTCGGCTGGGCCGACGAGCCCTACCGGGTCGACCACGAGACCGAGATCGTCATCACCGAGATGGAGCACCACTCCAACATCGTGCCGTGGCAGCTGCTGGCGCAGCGCACGGGCGCGAAGCTGCGGTGGTTCGGTCTGACGGACGACGGCCGGCTGGACCTGTCCAACATCGACGAGGTCATCACGGAGAAGACGAAGATCGTCTCCTTCGTCCTGGTGTCCAACATCCTCGGTACGGTCAACCCGGTCGAGGCGATAGTGCGCCGCGCGCAGGAGGTCGGTGCGCTGGTCTGCATCGACGCCTCGCAGGCCGCGCCGCACATGCCGCTGGACGTACAGGCACTGCAGGCCGACTTCGTGGCCTTCACCGGTCACAAGATGTGCGGCCCGACGGGCATCGGTGTCCTCTGGGGCCGGCAGGAACTGCTCGAGGACCTCCCCCCGTTCCTGGGCGGCGGCGAGATGATCGAGACGGTGTCGATGCACTCGTCGACCTACGCTCCCGCTCCCCACAAGTTCGAGGCGGGCACGCCTCCGATCGCGCAGGCGGTCGGTCTCGGCGCGGCGATCGACTACCTCGACGCGATCGGCATGGACAAGATCCTCGCCCACGAGCACGCCCTCACCGAGTACGCGGTGCGGAAGCTCGGCGAGGTCCCCGACCTGCGGATCATCGGCCCGACCACGGCCGAGGACCGGGGCGCGGCGATCTCCTTCACGCTCGGGGACATCCACCCGCACGACGTCGGCCAGGTCCTCGACGAGCAGGGCATCGCGGTCCGGGTGGGCCACCACTGCGCCCGCCCCGTGTGCCTGCGCTACGGAATTCCTGCGACCACGCGAGCGTCGTTCTATCTGTACTCCACGCCGGCCGAGATCGACGCGCTGGTCGACGGCCTGGAGCACGTACGGAACTTCTTCGGCTGA
- a CDS encoding multidrug efflux SMR transporter: protein MGYLVLGVAIAAEVAATTAMKYTEGFSRLVPTLLTVLGYVVSFVLLAQALKSMSVGTAYAIWSGVGTAAIATIGTVFLGEGMTVTKAAGIVIIIVGVVVLNLGGAH, encoded by the coding sequence ATGGGATACCTGGTGCTCGGCGTCGCCATCGCCGCGGAGGTGGCCGCCACGACCGCCATGAAGTACACCGAAGGCTTCAGCAGGCTTGTCCCCACGCTGCTGACGGTCCTCGGTTACGTCGTCTCCTTCGTGTTGCTGGCGCAGGCTCTGAAGTCGATGTCGGTCGGTACGGCGTACGCGATCTGGTCCGGTGTCGGCACCGCGGCCATCGCCACGATCGGAACCGTCTTCCTCGGGGAGGGGATGACGGTGACGAAGGCGGCCGGGATCGTGATCATCATCGTCGGGGTCGTGGTGCTGAACCTGGGGGGTGCGCACTGA